One genomic region from uncultured Subdoligranulum sp. encodes:
- the gap gene encoding type I glyceraldehyde-3-phosphate dehydrogenase — protein sequence MAVKVAINGFGRIGRLAFRQMFEADGYEVVAINDLTSPAMLAHLLKYDTAQGSFLGKIGEHKHTVEAGDDCIIVDGKKITIYAIKDAKDCPWGELGIDVVLECTGFYTSKEKSMAHIAAGAKKVVISAPAGNDLKTIVYSVNEKTLTKEDQVISAASCTTNCLAPMADTLNKTYPIVSGIMTTVHAYTGDQMILDGPQRKGDLRRARAGAQNIVPNSTGAAKAIGLVIPELNGKLIGSAQRVPVPTGSTTILVAVVKGKDVTKESINAAMKAAASESFGYNEDPIVSSDVIGMRYGSLFDATQTMVTKIDDDTYQVQVVSWYDNENSYTSQMVRTIKYFAEL from the coding sequence ATGGCTGTTAAAGTTGCTATCAATGGTTTTGGCCGTATTGGCCGTCTGGCTTTCCGTCAGATGTTCGAGGCTGACGGCTACGAAGTCGTCGCGATCAACGACCTGACCAGCCCCGCTATGCTGGCTCACCTGCTGAAGTACGACACCGCTCAGGGCTCTTTCCTGGGCAAGATCGGCGAGCACAAGCACACCGTCGAGGCCGGCGATGACTGCATCATCGTCGACGGCAAGAAGATCACCATCTACGCCATCAAGGACGCCAAGGATTGCCCCTGGGGCGAGCTGGGCATCGATGTCGTTCTGGAGTGCACCGGCTTCTACACCAGCAAGGAGAAGAGCATGGCTCACATCGCTGCTGGCGCCAAGAAGGTCGTTATCTCTGCTCCTGCCGGCAATGACCTGAAGACCATCGTCTACTCCGTCAACGAGAAGACCCTGACCAAGGAAGATCAGGTCATCTCTGCTGCTTCCTGCACCACCAACTGCCTGGCTCCGATGGCCGACACCCTGAACAAGACCTACCCCATCGTTTCCGGCATCATGACCACCGTTCATGCTTACACCGGCGACCAGATGATCCTGGACGGCCCGCAGCGTAAGGGCGACCTGCGCCGCGCTCGTGCTGGTGCTCAGAACATCGTTCCCAACTCTACCGGCGCTGCCAAGGCCATCGGCCTGGTCATCCCCGAGCTGAACGGCAAGCTGATCGGCTCTGCCCAGCGTGTGCCCGTTCCCACCGGTTCTACCACCATCCTGGTTGCCGTTGTCAAGGGCAAGGATGTCACCAAGGAGTCCATCAACGCCGCTATGAAGGCTGCTGCCTCTGAGAGCTTCGGCTACAACGAGGATCCCATCGTCTCCTCCGATGTCATCGGCATGCGTTACGGCAGCCTGTTCGACGCCACCCAGACCATGGTCACCAAGATCGACGACGACACCTATCAGGTTCAGGTCGTGTCCTGGTACGACAACGAGAACAGCTACACCAGCCAGATGGTCCGCACCATTAAGTACTTCGCTGAGCTGTAA
- a CDS encoding sialate O-acetylesterase: MENKAWDLFLFAGQSNMAGRGITSERWPQPAPALLPGAGMEYRAVSDPARLYPIGEPFGAAENRPGGIDEPGKKTGSLVTAFVNAWYTATGTPVLGVSASRGGSGMELWQGDDDLLTDALQRWDDANRYARDHGLTIRHRYLVWCQGETDGDHGTDPETYTRQFGSMLARLRKHGVETCFLVAIGQYNGIHGYDYTAIHKAQLALPGKYPGVVLVSDDFWQMRARGLMKDSYHYYQQAYNEVGAAAGKAAAAACTHE, encoded by the coding sequence ATGGAAAATAAAGCCTGGGATCTCTTCCTGTTTGCCGGACAGTCCAACATGGCCGGGCGGGGCATCACCAGTGAGCGCTGGCCCCAGCCTGCACCGGCCCTGCTGCCGGGGGCGGGCATGGAATACCGGGCGGTGTCCGACCCCGCGCGGTTGTACCCCATCGGGGAGCCTTTCGGCGCGGCGGAAAACCGTCCCGGCGGCATCGACGAGCCGGGCAAAAAGACGGGCTCCCTGGTGACGGCTTTTGTCAACGCCTGGTATACCGCAACGGGGACGCCGGTGCTGGGCGTCTCGGCAAGCCGGGGCGGCTCCGGCATGGAACTGTGGCAGGGGGATGACGATCTGCTCACCGATGCGCTACAGCGGTGGGATGACGCCAACCGGTACGCCCGGGACCACGGGCTGACCATCCGGCACCGGTATCTGGTATGGTGCCAGGGAGAGACGGACGGCGACCACGGCACCGACCCCGAAACCTACACCCGGCAGTTCGGCAGCATGCTGGCCCGGCTGCGGAAGCACGGTGTGGAGACCTGTTTCCTCGTGGCCATCGGCCAGTACAACGGCATCCACGGATACGACTATACGGCCATCCACAAGGCCCAGCTGGCGCTGCCGGGGAAGTACCCCGGTGTTGTGCTGGTCAGCGATGACTTCTGGCAAATGCGGGCCCGGGGCCTCATGAAGGACTCCTACCACTATTACCAGCAGGCCTACAACGAGGTGGGCGCCGCCGCCGGAAAAGCGGCGGCCGCAGCCTGCACACACGAGTAA